The following coding sequences are from one Oncorhynchus kisutch isolate 150728-3 linkage group LG23, Okis_V2, whole genome shotgun sequence window:
- the morn5 gene encoding MORN repeat-containing protein 5 encodes MEFTGSSYTGGFKNGRMEGEGEYKFPTETRYVGEMKNDMFHGKGVLHFPNGSIYEGTWEKGISKQGKYTFSDGLEYQEKDWEFCDGYDRQFYTERCNGLKPAGEPQLTDSLRVIPNGCYDCGDGFYDPNARVITDYEHHFLRNADDYEHEWIVSTCRKSWDEIVGHHLKN; translated from the exons atggagtTCACAGGTAGCAGTTACACTGGAGGCTTCAAGAATGGCAG gatggagggagaaggagagtatAAATTCCCCACAGAGACCAGATATGTTGGGGAGATGAAGAATGACATGTTCCATGGAAAAGGTGTACTCCATTTCCCAAACGGAAGCATATATGAAGGAACTTGGGAGAAAGGAATATCCAAACAG GGAAAGTATACTTTCTCTGATGGACTGGAGTACCAAGAGAAGGACTGGGAGTTTTGTGATGGCTATGACAGACAGTTCTACACTGAGAGGTGCAATGGACTCAAACCTGCAG GGGAGCCTCAGCTGACAGACTCATTGCGTGTCATCCCCAATGGCTGCTATGACTGTGGGGATGGATTCTATGACCCCAACGCCAGGGTCATCACTGACTATGAGCATCACTTTCTCAGAAATGCAG ATGACTATGAACATGAGTGGATTGTGTCCACTTGTCGGAAGAGCTGGGACGAGATCGTTGGACATCACCTGAAAAACTAG
- the ndufa8 gene encoding NADH dehydrogenase [ubiquinone] 1 alpha subcomplex subunit 8, whose amino-acid sequence MPGSVEVPTFNDLNVEEISVSSAVLKGAAHHYGSQCDKANKEFMLCRWEEKDPRKCLNEGRKVNECALNFFRQIKGSCAESFTEYWTCLDYSNLVELRQCRKHQQAFDSCVLDKLGWERPNLGELSKVTKVDTSRPLPENAYHSRPRPEPNPVIEGQLQPAKHGSRLFFWSW is encoded by the exons ATGCCGGGTTCGGTGGAGGTTCCCACTTTTAACGACTTGAATGTTGAGGAG ATCAGTGTGTCGTCTGCGGTGCTGAAGGGAGCTGCCCACCACTATGGCTCTCAGTGTGACAAGGCCAACAAGGAGTTCATGCTCTGTCGCTGGGAGGAGAAGGACCCAAGAAAGTGTCTGAATGAAGGGAGGAAAGTCAACGAGTGTGCTCTTAACTTCTTCAG GCAGATAAAAGGAAGCTGTGCCGAGTCCTTCACAGAGTATTGGACCTGCCTGGACTACTCCAACCTGGTGGAGCTGCGTCAGTGCCGCAAGCATCAGCAGGCCTTTGACAGCTGTGTGCTGGACAAGCTTGGCTGGGAGAGACCCAACCTGGGAGAACTGTCCAAG GTGACAAAGGTGGACACCTCTCGGCCCCTTCCTGAGAATGCTTACCACTCAAGACCCCGGCCGGAGCCCAACCCTGTCATCGAGGGCCAATTGCAGCCAGCAAAGCACGGCAGTCGACTCTTCTTCTGGAGCTGGTAA